The sequence GCGCCGCAATCCGCGTGGCGGACGCCACTCTCATTCTGCTCAGTGCGGTGGGAGGGGTGGAAGTTCAGACCGGGCGCGCCTGGGAATACGCATCGGAGAACGAGTCTCCCGTGGTGTTCTACATTTCCAAAATGGACCGTGAAAACGCCGACTTCGCGAAGGTGCTGGCCGACATCAAAGAACAGTTCTCGGGTAACGCGCTTCCCGTATTTCTGCCGATTGGAGCGGAGACGTCCTTCAAGGGGATTGTCGATGTCCTGAAGGGGAAGGCATACACTTACACGCAGGACGGCTCCGGTAAATTTACGGAAGGCGACATTCCGGCGGACCTGACGGAGGCGGCGACGGCAGCCAGAGAAGCCCTCGTGGAGGCGGCGGTGGAGATGGACGACGCCCTGATGGAACGTTATCTTGAGGGCGAGACCGTGGCTGACGAAGATCTGAAGCGAATCCTCCGAATGGCCATCGCGAAACGCCGCATCATGCCAGTCCTTACGGGGTCGGCCGCGACCAACACGGGCGTGCAGCAGCTTTTGGACTTTATCGTGGATTATTTCCCCTCCCCCCTGGACCGCGGACCCGTCAAAGCCGAGCAGAACGGCGCCACGGTGGAGGTTGCGCCGGACGTCAAAGCGCCTTTTTCCGCGCTTTGCTTCAAGGTCATGGTGGACCCCTACGTGGGTAAGCTGTCGTATATTCGCGTTTGTTCGGGGGCTCTTTCCTCCGATGGCAACAACATTTATAACGTTAAAAAAGGAGAGGACGAGCGTATCAGCTCTTTCCGCTTCATGATGGGGAAGGACGGAAAAGACGCCAAAGAGGTCATTGCCGGCGACATCGTGACGATTCCGAAGCTGCAGAGTACGAAGGTGGGACATACGCTGGCGACAAAGGGCGGAGCGACGTATCTTTTCCCGCATATCGAATTTCCCGCTCCGGTTTACAGCGTTGCCGTGTTCGCCAAAACCCGCGCGGACGAGGATAAGCTGGGCAACGCCATCGCCCGAACCCTCGAAGAGGATCGCAGCCTGACCTTCGAGAAGAACCCCGAAACCCACGACAACGTTCTTTCCGGCATGGGCGACCTGCACATCGACATCGTGCTGGCGAAGCTGAAAGAACGCTATGGCGTCGAGCTGGACATCAAAACGCCGCAGGTTCCTTACCGCGAGACGATAAAAAAGACCTCCGAAGCTCAGGGCAAACACAAGAAGCAGAGCGGCGGTCACGGTCAGTACGGTGACGTCAGCATTCGCTACATCCCGCTGGAGCGGGGGGCGGGCTTCGAGTTCGTGGATAAAATTGTCGGCGGAGCGGTGCCGAAAAACTACATTCCCGCGGTGGAAAAGGGGCTGCGCGAGTATATGGTGAAGGGCCCGCTGGCCGGCTTCCCCGTGGTGGACTTCAAGGCGGAGCTGTATTTCGGGTCGTACCACGATGTGGACAGTTCGGAAATGTCGTTTAAACTTGCGACGCGGCTTTCCTTCAAAAAGGGAATCATGGAAGCCTCTCCGGTGCTGCTGGAGCCCATTATGAACGTAGAGGTCCGCGTGCCCGACCAGTACATGGGCGACGTAATGGGAGACTTCAACAGCCGCAGGGGGCGCATCATGGGAATGGAAGCTCACGGCCGCCTTCAGGTGGTCAAGGCCCAGGTTCCTCTTGCGGAAATGTTCCGTTACGCCATTGTCCTGCGTTCCATGACCTCGGGGCAGGGCAGCTTTTCCATGACCTACTCGCATTATGAGGAGGTTCC is a genomic window of Synergistaceae bacterium containing:
- the fusA gene encoding elongation factor G; translation: MGSRQPENTRSFALVAHGGAGKTTLAEAMLFDNGQISRMGKTESGNTVSDFSSEEQKRQISISTSLMTLERAGKTLFMLDTPGFADFTGEMSAAIRVADATLILLSAVGGVEVQTGRAWEYASENESPVVFYISKMDRENADFAKVLADIKEQFSGNALPVFLPIGAETSFKGIVDVLKGKAYTYTQDGSGKFTEGDIPADLTEAATAAREALVEAAVEMDDALMERYLEGETVADEDLKRILRMAIAKRRIMPVLTGSAATNTGVQQLLDFIVDYFPSPLDRGPVKAEQNGATVEVAPDVKAPFSALCFKVMVDPYVGKLSYIRVCSGALSSDGNNIYNVKKGEDERISSFRFMMGKDGKDAKEVIAGDIVTIPKLQSTKVGHTLATKGGATYLFPHIEFPAPVYSVAVFAKTRADEDKLGNAIARTLEEDRSLTFEKNPETHDNVLSGMGDLHIDIVLAKLKERYGVELDIKTPQVPYRETIKKTSEAQGKHKKQSGGHGQYGDVSIRYIPLERGAGFEFVDKIVGGAVPKNYIPAVEKGLREYMVKGPLAGFPVVDFKAELYFGSYHDVDSSEMSFKLATRLSFKKGIMEASPVLLEPIMNVEVRVPDQYMGDVMGDFNSRRGRIMGMEAHGRLQVVKAQVPLAEMFRYAIVLRSMTSGQGSFSMTYSHYEEVPGDIAKKVIAAHKQEEEEE